Proteins encoded in a region of the Zonotrichia albicollis isolate bZonAlb1 chromosome 22, bZonAlb1.hap1, whole genome shotgun sequence genome:
- the CLUH gene encoding clustered mitochondria protein homolog isoform X1, with translation MGNSLFANCCRQVTDLLFQPRSSGSPDERSPLLPKSPTSCGVVPEMPEAAQCAGLYPDIIPSEAVTGSLQKGTGYIQDLSETKDKEGMMTVCDKSGSRPGVGTVGLLQQTEASHAVTVLPADLGDRPAGLVDHAQSLEACQSCVKLEDSGLAHSWCRREEHVAAADGRAGPGAHSAGQGEGRAAVRPHAALVPLDSVLEGRAPAPSPGSPGTPSSALPAQTALVLPVPPGEVSPEAQNTSAGSVTEPTACPSRRSSSDADSQARVLPSKQQQKKKRKKKKLPLPEHPSGVALMNGSGPHDSLKGDKDAKQNGHEEAEPGEDGNDQEVIVIQDTGFTVKICAPGIEPFSLQVSPQEMVQEIHQVLMDREDTCHRTCFSLQLDGNVLDNFAELKTIEGLQEGSLLKVVEEPYTVREARIHVRHIRDLLKSLDPSDAFNGVDCNSLSFLSVFTEGDLGDSGKRKKKGTEMEQIDCTPPEHILPGSKERPLCALQPQNRDWKPLQCLKVLTMSGWNPPPGNRKMHGDLMYLYVITVEDRHVSITASTRGFYLNQSTAYNFNPKPANPSFLSHSLVELLNQISPTFKKNFSALQKKRVQRHPFERIATPFQVYSWTAPQAEHAMDCVRAEDAYTSRLGYEEHIPGQTRDWNEELQTTRELPRKNLPERLLRERAIFKVHSDFTAAATRGAMAVIDGNVMAINPSEETKMQMFIWNNIFFSLGFDVRDHYKDFGGDVAAYVAPTNDLNGVRTYNAVDVEGLYTLGTVVVDYRGYRVTAQSIIPGILEREQEQSVIYGSIDFGKTVVSHPKYLELLEKTSRPLKIQKHKVLNDKNEEVELCSSVECKGIIGNDGRHYILDLLRTFPPDLNFLPVEGEEMPEECKKMGFPKQHRHKLCCLRQELVDAFVEHRYLLFMKLAALQLMQQKANKQESSAALENGASAENGAADSERPESEDGKMEDSVTGLDQVKELAETIASDDGTVDPKSREVIRNACKAVGSISDTSFDIRFNPDIFSPGVRFPESSREEVQDQKQLLKDAAAFLLSCQIPGLVKDCLDHTVLPMDGATLAEAMHQRGINMRYLGKVINFITKTPGHAQLDHIFKIGISELITRSAKHIFKTYLQGVELSGLSAAISHFLNCFLSSFPNPIAHLPADELVSKKRNKKRKNRNLGNADNTAWASMTPQELWKNICSEAKNYFDFSLECENADQAAEVYNLQKITLLREISLKTGVQILLKEYNFDNRHKPTFTEEDILNIFPVVKHVNPKASDAFHFFQSGQAKVQQGFLKEGCELINEALNLFNNVYGAMHVEICACLRLLARLNYIMGDYSEALSNQQKAVLMSERVLGIEHPNTIQEYMHLALYCFANSQLSTALNLLYRARYLMLLVFGEDHPEMALLDNNIGLVLHGVMEYDLSLRFLENALAISSKYHGSKSLKVALSHHLVARVYESKAEFRSALQHEKEGYTIYKNQLGEHHEKTKESSEYLKYLTQQAVALQRTMNEIYKNGSNANIMPLKFTAPSMASVLEQLNIINGILFIPLSQKDLENLKAEVQRRQQLQESMKSGEQLEAEDKAVEEKEAEPSMPSAAIPLTQSSA, from the exons ATGGGAAACAGCCTCTTTGCAAACTGCTGCAGGCAAGTCACCGATCTCCTCTTCCAGCCACGCAGCTCTGGCTCACCCGATGAGAGGTCGCCTCTCTTGCCAAAGTCTCCCACAAGCTGCGGTGTCGTCCCGGAGATGCCAGAAGCTGCCCAATGTGCTGGGCTGTATCCAGACATCATCCCCAGTGAGGCGGTGACTGGAAGCCTGCAGAAGGGCACTGGATACATCCAAGACCTCTCTGAGACCAAGGACAAAGAAGGAATGATGACAGTTTGTGATAAGAGCGGTTCGAGACCTGGCGTTGGCACGGTTGGCCTGCTCCAGCAGACAGAGGCATCCCATGCAGTGACTGTCCTTCCAGCCGACCTTGGGGACAGGCCGGCAGGGCTGGTTGATCATGCTCAGTCACTTGAGGCCTGCCAGAGCTGTGTGAAACTTGAGGACAGCGGCTTAGCCCACAGCTGGTGCCGCCGGGAGGAGCACGTGGCAGCAGCTGACGGCAGAGCGGGCCCTGGAGCGCATTCCGCTGGCCAGGGCGAGGGGCGAGCGGCCGTGCGCCCGCACGCAGCCTTGGTGCCTCTGGACAGCGTGCTCGAGGgcagagctcctgctccctccccagggagccctggcacaccctcctctgctctgccagctcaAACTGCACTTGTGCTGCCTGTTCCCCCTGGTGAGGTGTCACCTGAGGCTCAGAACACAAGTGCTGGTTCTGTGACAGAGCCTACTGCCTGCCCCAGCAGAAGGTCAAGCTCCGATGCTGATTCCCAGGCCCGCGTTCTGCCctccaagcagcagcagaagaagaagaggaagaaaaagaagcttCCTCTCCCAg AGCACCCGTCTGGCGTGGCACTGATGAATGGCAGCGGCCCGCATGACAGCCTCAAGGGCGACAAGGATGCCAAGCAGAATGGCCACGAGGAGGCTGAGCCGGGAGAAGATGGGAACGACCAGGAGGTCATCGTCATACAGGACACGGGATTCACTGTCAAGATCTGTGCACCAGGGATagagcccttttccctgcag GTTTCTCCTCAAGAGATGGTGCAAGAAATCCATCAAGTTTTGATGGACCGGGAGGATACCTGCCATCGGACCTGCTTCTCCCTGCAGCTGGATGGCAACGTCCTGGATAACTTTGCTGAGCTGAAGACGATTGAAGGACTGCAGGAGGGCTCACTGCTGAAAGTGGTGGAAG AGCCATACACGGTGCGAGAAGCCAGGATACACGTGCGCCACATTCGGGACCTTCTGAAGAGTCTTGACCCATCAGATGCTTTCAATGGTGTGGACTGTAACTCATTGTCCTTCCTGAGTGTCTTCACTGAAGGAGACCTGGGAG ACAgtggaaaaaggaagaagaaaggtaCCGAAATGGAACAAATTGACTGCACCCCTCCTGAACATATCCTGCCAGGTAGCAAAGAGAGGCCCCTGTGTGCCCTTCAGCCCCAGAACAGAGACTGGAAG CCTCTGCAGTGCCTAAAGGTACTGACGATGAGTGGCTGGAACCCTCCGCCCGGGAACCGCAAGATGCACGGGGACCTCATGTATCTGTACGTGATCACGGTGGAGGATCGGCACGTCAGCATCACTGCCTCCACGCGGGGATTCTACTTGAATCA gTCTACTGCATACAACTTCAATCCCAAACCTGCAAACCCTAGTTTTCTCAGTCATTCCTTGGTGGAACTACTTAACCAGATCAGCCCTACCTTCAAAAAAAACttctctgctctgcagaagaAACG GGTTCAGAGACACCCCTTTGAGAGGATAGCCACTCCTTTCCAAGTGTACAGCTGGACGGCCCCGCAGGCAGAGCACGCCATGGACTGTGTCCGGGCAGAGGACGCCTACACCTCCAGGCTGGGCTACGAGGAGCACATACCTGGACAG ACCAGAGACTggaatgaggagctgcagaCCACACGGGAGCTGCCACGCAAGAACCTGCCTGAGAGGCTGCTGAGAGAACGAGCCATTTTCAAG GTTCACAGTGACTTCACTGCAGCAGCAACACGAGGTGCTATGGCTGTCATTGATGGCAATGTCATGGCCATCAACCCCAGCGAGGAGACCAAGATGCAGATGTTCATCTGGAACAACATTTTCTTCAGCCTGGGCTTTGACGTCCGTGACCACTACAAGGACTTTGGTGGAGACGTTGCTGCTTACGTGGCTCCCACCAATGATCTCAACGGTGTGCGGACCTACAACGCTGTGGATGTGGAAGGGCTGTACACGCTGGGGACTGTCGTGGTGGATTACAGAGGTTACAGGGTGACGGCTCAGTCTATTATCCCTGGCATCTTGGAGCGGGAGCAGGAACAGAGTGTCATCTATGGGTCAATAGACTTCGGCAAGACAGTTGTGTCACACCCCaagtacctggagctgctggagaagacCAGCAGGCCGCTGAAGATCCAGAAGCACAAAGTTCTCAACGACAAGAATGAGGAGGTGGAGCTGTGCTCCTCAGTAGAGTGCAAAGGCATTATTGGCAACGATGGGCGTCACTACATCCTGGACCTGCTACGCACTTTCCCTCCAGATCTAAACTTCCTGCCTGTTGAaggggaggagatgccagaggaATGTAAGAAAATGGGGTTCCccaagcagcacagacacaagcTTTGCTGTCTTCGTCAAGAGCTTGTTGATGCCTTTGTAGAACACAG GTATCTCTTATTCATGAAGCTGGCTGCACTGCAGCTGATGCAGCAGAAAGCCAACAAGCAGGAGAGCTCAGCTGCGCTGGAAAATGGAGCCTCTGCAGAGAATGGCGCTGCAGACAGCGAGAGGCCCGAGTCAGAGGATGGGAAAATGGAGGACAGCGTGACTGGGCTGGATCAGGTGAAGGAGCTGGCGGAGACCATCGCGTCCGACGATGGAACAG tggatcccaaaagcagagaagtGATTCGGAATGCTTGCAAGGCTGTGGGCTCCATTAGTGACACGTCATTTGATATTCGGTTTAACCCAGATATTTTCTCACCAG GTGTTCGCTTCCCGGAGTCGAGCAGAGAGGAGGTGCAGGAtcagaagcagctgctgaaggacgCCGCTGCGTTCCTGCTGTCCTGCCAGATCCCAGGCTTG GTGAAGGACTGCCTGGATCACACGGTGCTCCCCATGGATGGGGCCACCTTGGCTGAGGCCATGCACCAGAGGGGCATCAACATGCGTTACCTGGGCAAGGTGATCAACTTCATCACCAAGACCCCTGGCCATGCACAGCTGGATCACATCTTT AAAATTGGAATCAGTGAATTGATCACTCGATCAGCCAAACACATCTTCAAGACGTACCTCCAG GGTGTGGAGCTGTCAGGTTTATCTGCTGCCATCAGTCACTTCCTGAATTGTTTTCTGAGctccttcccaaatcccattgccCATCTTCCAGCTGATGAGCTGGTCTCCAAAAAGAGGAACAAGAAACGGAAAAACAGGAACCTTGGCAATGCTGATAACACTGCCTGGGCAAGCATGACCCCTCAGGAGCTATGGAAGAATATTTGTTCAGAAGCAAAGAACTATTTTGATTTCAGTCTTGAATG TGAGAATGCTGACCAGGCAGCTGAAGTGTATAATCTACAGAAAATCACCCTGCTCCGTGAAATCTCCCTCAAAACTGGAGTCCAG ATCCTGCTGAAGGAGTACAACTTCGACAACAGGCACAAGCCCACTTTCACAGAAGAGGATATTCTTAACATCTTCCCTGTAGTGAAGCATGTAAACCCCAAAGCCTCCGATGCTTTCCACTTCTTCCAGAGCGGGCAAGCAAAAGTTCAGCAAG GTTTCTTGAAGGAGGGCTGTGAGCTCATCAATGAAGCCTTAAACCTGTTCAACAATGTGTATGGTGCTATGCATGTAGAAATCTGTGCCTGCCTGAGGCTGCTAGCTCGGCTCAACTATATCATGGGAGATTACTCAGAG GCCTTAAGCAATCAGCAGAAAGCGGTGCTAATGAGCGAGAGGGTCCTGGGCATCGAACACCCCAACACCATCCAAGAATAT ATGCACCTGGCTCTGTACTGCTTTGCAAACAGCCAACTCTCCACAGCACTGAACCTGCTGTACCGTGCACGCTACCTCATGCTGTTGGTATTTGGGGAGGATCACCCAGAAATGGCACTCTTAGAT AACAACATTGGCCTGGTGCTCCATGGGGTCATGGAGTATGACCTGTCCCTGCGGTTCCTGGAGAACGCCTTGGCCATCAGCTCCAAGTACCACGGCTCCAAGTCTCTGAAGGTTGCGCTGAG cCACCACCTGGTTGCCCGAGTGTACGAGAGCAAAGCAGAGTTCCGGTCGGCTCTGCAGCATGAGAAGGAAGGCTACACCATCTACAAGAATCAG CTCGGTGAACACCATGAAAAGACCAAAGAGAGCTCTGAGTACTTGAAATACCTGACACAGCAAGCGGTGGCTCTGCAGCGCACAATGAACGAGATCTACAAGAACGGCTCCAATGCCAACATCATGCCCCTGAAG TTCACAGCTCCCAGTATGGCCAGTGTCCTGGAGCAGCTGAACATTATCAATGGAATTCTCTTCATTCCACTAAG CCAAAAAGACTTGGAGAACCTTAAAGCCGAGGTGCAGCGacgccagcagctccaggaaagCATGAAAAGTGGGGAACAGCTGGAAGCAGAGGACAAAGCTGTGGAGGAGAAAGAGGCTGAGCCGAGCATGCCTTCTGCTGCCATCCCCTtaacacagagctctgcttaA